Proteins encoded together in one Mercenaria mercenaria strain notata chromosome 18, MADL_Memer_1, whole genome shotgun sequence window:
- the LOC128550712 gene encoding therostasin-like, giving the protein MNLFGVLIALSLVAAAVCQSCKDTMECPHKCPDGYHSQCMDMTCKCPAHNCKATTDCPQGNGSGCPSFCTTMCDTNLCICKWPGSRNKQIKH; this is encoded by the exons ATGAATCTGTTCGGCGTTCTGATTGCATTATCGCTTGTTGCTGCGGCAG tatgtcaaagttgTAAAGACACAATGGAATGTCCGCACAAATGTCCGGATGGATATCATTCACAGTGTATGGATATGACATGTAAATGTCCGGCAC ATAATTGTAAGGCGACAACAGATTGTCCTCAAGGCAACGGATCTGGATGTCCCTCTTTTTGTACCACCATGTGTGATACTAACCTGTGTATTTGTAAATGGCCAGGCTCCCGTAACAAGCAAATCAAACATTAG